One Sphingobacteruim zhuxiongii DNA window includes the following coding sequences:
- a CDS encoding sulfite exporter TauE/SafE family protein — MTYHYLAFFMGLLGSIHCAVMCGPLLIAVQGGSAVSWKTTFNKLLYQFGRILTYGLLGVLLGLIGNAAAVQGWQQAFSLVTGIVLTALGLFYMLGKHSKQLASFQSKAIQPFARFMGQWLYRPGGSFVAGVLNGVLPCGMVYMALASAVNASSLQNSFMFMVLFGLGTLPLLLIFSFVGNFPKRVLKKGFSSILPVLFILMGVWFILRGANLDIPYLSPLLHMEGAMNCA, encoded by the coding sequence ATGACTTATCATTACCTTGCATTTTTTATGGGCCTTTTAGGCAGTATTCACTGTGCGGTGATGTGCGGACCTTTACTGATTGCCGTTCAAGGCGGGAGTGCTGTTTCATGGAAGACAACATTCAATAAATTGCTATATCAATTTGGTAGGATTTTGACCTATGGCTTACTAGGTGTCTTACTAGGTTTAATAGGGAATGCTGCAGCAGTTCAAGGTTGGCAACAAGCCTTTAGCTTGGTTACGGGGATTGTGTTAACGGCTTTAGGATTGTTTTACATGCTTGGTAAGCATTCTAAGCAATTGGCTAGTTTCCAGTCGAAAGCAATACAGCCTTTCGCTCGATTTATGGGGCAATGGCTCTATCGTCCCGGCGGCAGTTTTGTTGCTGGCGTTCTCAATGGTGTATTACCCTGTGGAATGGTATACATGGCGCTGGCTTCTGCAGTCAACGCGAGTTCGCTCCAAAATAGCTTTATGTTTATGGTTCTCTTCGGATTAGGAACATTGCCGCTATTGTTAATTTTCTCCTTCGTTGGGAATTTTCCTAAACGGGTTCTTAAAAAGGGCTTCAGTTCCATACTGCCGGTTCTCTTTATCCTCATGGGCGTGTGGTTTATTCTACGCGGAGCTAACTTGGATATCCCTTATCTTTCTCCTCTTCTACATATGGAAGGCGCCATGAATTGCGCGTAG